One window of the Diospyros lotus cultivar Yz01 chromosome 12, ASM1463336v1, whole genome shotgun sequence genome contains the following:
- the LOC127814247 gene encoding probable rRNA-processing protein EBP2 homolog, giving the protein MVILNKEPVLLNTDAMNVDDMAEDFDVEVSESDSEDGNEDVKLTEPAKNAIYNKDGLLDKLGDISWPDNVDWMHKLSLDISREQEVDVNDDLARELAFYTQALEGTRHALVKFQSVRLPFLRPSDYYAEMVKSDTHMERVKSRLLAEKRNIEEAEERRKAREAKKISKEIQAQKLKERAKQKKEEIESVKKWRKQRQQSGFAAGADKDADIGLSFEDGKSFERSNKKRPGVAPGDRSGGRSRQGGGGGRGSKRGGGKKMKGREFRDSKFGFGGRKGLRKQNTAETTNDIGGFSKGAFSGNKKRKR; this is encoded by the coding sequence ATGGTGATACTCAATAAAGAACCAGTTTTGTTGAACACTGATGCCATGAATGTTGATGATATGGCTGAGGATTTTGATGTGGAGGTTTCAGAATCAGATTCAGAAGATGGAAATGAAGATGTGAAGTTGACAGAACCTGCAAAAAACGCCATATACAACAAGGATGGTCTTCTTGATAAACTTGGAGACATTAGTTGGCCTGATAATGTGGATTGGATGCACAAGCTTTCCCTTGATATTAGTAGGGAGCAAGAAGTGGATGTGAATGATGACCTGGCAAGAGAGCTTGCTTTTTATACGCAGGCATTGGAAGGTACAAGGCACGCCCTTGTGAAGTTTCAGTCAGTGCGGCTTCCTTTTCTCAGGCCTTCCGACTATTACGCCGAAATGGTGAAAAGTGATACTCACATGGAGAGAGTTAAAAGCCGGCTTTTGGCAGAGAAGAGAAATATTGAGGAGGCAGAAGAGAGGAggaaggctagggaggctaaaaagatatcaaaagagaTTCAGGCCCAGAAGCTCAAGGAGAGGGCAAAACAGAAAAAGGAGGAGATAGAATCAGTGAAAAAATGGCGGAAACAGAGGCAGCAGAGTGGATTTGCAGCAGGGGCTGACAAAGATGCTGATATAGGTTTGAGTTTCGAAGATGGAAAATCATTCGAAAGGTCAAATAAGAAGCGGCCAGGGGTGGCTCCTGGAGATCGATCTGGAGGTCGGTCAAGGCAAGGAGGTGGTGGAGGACGGGGGTCGAAGAGAGGAGGAGGTAAAAAGATGAAGGGTAGGGAATTCAGGGATTCCAAGTTTGGGTTCGGAGGAAGAAAAGGTCTGAGGAAGCAGAATACTGCTGAGACTACAAACGATATAGGAGGTTTTAGCAAAGGTGCTTTCTCCGGaaacaagaagaggaagagatag